The following are encoded together in the Xanthomonas vesicatoria ATCC 35937 genome:
- the hflK gene encoding FtsH protease activity modulator HflK, giving the protein MAWNTPGNKGGDGPDPNRRRSWGPRGGGNGGGWGNLPAPLKELLDGGVGRWILVAVVLMVLFSSFQLIGEQQRGVVLRFGQFSRILQPGPNFKLPWPIESVRKVNATEIKTFSNQVPVLTRDENIVNVSLNVQYQISDPRKYLFGSRNADLVLEQAAQSAVREQVGRSDLNTVLNNRGPLAIASKDRLQLALDAYNTGLAVTGVTLPDARPPEEVKPAFDEVNGAQQVRERLINEAQAYAAKVVPEARGQGARTRTGAEGYKQAVISKAEGDADRFTLLQEQYAGAPEVTRKRLWLETVQKVLSENRKVIGSDGRQVIYVPLPADSGKAANTGGNAGNSGMPSMVPQDVLLNPPQSATSEAIRNPERGPRPTGREGTEQ; this is encoded by the coding sequence ATGGCCTGGAACACACCCGGCAACAAGGGCGGAGACGGCCCGGATCCCAACCGTCGCAGGTCCTGGGGCCCGCGTGGTGGTGGCAACGGTGGTGGCTGGGGCAATCTGCCCGCCCCGTTGAAGGAGCTGTTGGACGGCGGCGTGGGGCGCTGGATTCTGGTCGCGGTGGTGCTGATGGTGCTGTTCTCCAGCTTCCAGCTCATCGGCGAGCAGCAGCGTGGCGTGGTGCTGCGCTTCGGGCAGTTCTCGCGCATCCTGCAGCCCGGTCCCAACTTCAAGCTGCCCTGGCCGATCGAATCGGTGCGCAAGGTCAATGCAACCGAGATCAAGACCTTCAGCAATCAGGTGCCGGTGCTGACCCGCGACGAGAACATCGTCAACGTCTCGCTCAACGTGCAGTACCAGATCAGCGACCCGCGCAAGTATCTGTTCGGCTCGCGCAATGCCGATCTGGTGCTGGAACAGGCCGCGCAGAGTGCCGTGCGTGAGCAGGTGGGGCGGTCCGACCTCAATACCGTGCTCAACAATCGCGGCCCGCTGGCGATCGCATCCAAGGATCGTTTGCAACTGGCGCTTGATGCCTACAACACCGGCCTGGCCGTGACCGGCGTGACCCTGCCGGACGCACGTCCGCCGGAAGAAGTGAAGCCGGCCTTCGACGAGGTCAACGGTGCCCAGCAGGTGCGCGAGCGCCTGATCAACGAGGCCCAGGCCTACGCTGCCAAGGTGGTGCCGGAAGCGCGCGGCCAGGGTGCCCGCACCCGTACCGGCGCCGAAGGCTATAAGCAGGCGGTGATCTCCAAGGCCGAAGGCGACGCCGACCGCTTCACCCTGCTGCAGGAGCAGTACGCCGGTGCCCCCGAGGTCACGCGTAAGCGCCTGTGGCTGGAAACCGTGCAGAAGGTGTTGTCGGAGAACCGCAAGGTGATCGGCAGCGACGGTCGCCAGGTCATCTATGTGCCGCTGCCTGCCGATTCCGGCAAGGCTGCCAACACCGGTGGCAACGCGGGCAATAGCGGCATGCCGTCGATGGTGCCGCAGGATGTGCTGTTGAATCCGCCGCAAAGCGCCACCAGCGAGGCCATCCGCAACCCGGAACGCGGCCCGCGTCCGACCGGCCGTGAGGGAACCGAACAATGA
- the hflC gene encoding protease modulator HflC, giving the protein MKNSLVIGLIVAVLLTLMGSVFVVREDQTAMVLNLGRVVRADLKPGLHFKIPVVESVRVFDRRFQVLDTAPARYFTAEQKDVSVDFFAIGYISDVRAFYRATGGEESVANSRLAPIITDSLRNQINSRTLQQLVSGDRSELIASQLKGINGAIKGLGMQITDLRIKQIDLPTDSQVITDVYERMRAQRKQEASKLRAEGEEQALTIRAQADRESTVIKADAERDAQKLRGEGDADAARIYGQAGAKDPSFYAFYRSLEAYRESMTDGNGVVVLDKNDPFLQYLKSDR; this is encoded by the coding sequence ATGAAGAATTCGCTAGTCATCGGCCTGATCGTCGCCGTGTTGCTGACCCTGATGGGCTCGGTGTTCGTGGTGCGCGAAGACCAGACCGCCATGGTGCTCAACCTGGGCCGCGTGGTGCGTGCCGACCTCAAGCCCGGCCTGCACTTCAAGATTCCGGTGGTGGAATCAGTGCGCGTGTTCGATCGCCGCTTCCAGGTGCTGGACACCGCCCCGGCGCGGTATTTCACCGCCGAGCAAAAAGACGTGAGCGTGGACTTCTTCGCCATCGGCTACATCTCCGATGTGCGGGCGTTCTATCGCGCCACCGGTGGTGAAGAGTCCGTGGCCAATTCGCGCCTAGCCCCGATCATCACCGACTCGCTGCGCAACCAGATCAACTCGCGCACCTTGCAGCAGTTGGTCTCCGGCGACCGCAGCGAATTGATCGCCAGTCAGCTCAAGGGCATCAACGGAGCGATCAAGGGCTTGGGGATGCAGATCACCGACCTGCGCATCAAGCAGATCGACCTGCCAACCGACAGCCAGGTGATCACCGACGTCTACGAGCGCATGCGCGCCCAGCGCAAGCAGGAAGCCAGCAAGCTGCGCGCCGAAGGCGAAGAGCAGGCGCTGACCATCCGTGCGCAAGCCGACCGCGAAAGCACGGTGATCAAGGCAGACGCTGAACGCGATGCGCAGAAATTGCGTGGCGAAGGCGACGCCGATGCCGCCCGCATCTACGGCCAGGCCGGCGCAAAGGACCCTTCGTTCTATGCCTTCTACCGCAGCCTGGAGGCCTATCGCGAATCGATGACCGACGGCAACGGCGTGGTGGTGCTGGACAAGAACGACCCGTTCCTGCAGTACCTCAAGAGCGATCGCTAA
- the pilH gene encoding twitching motility response regulator PilH, giving the protein MARILIVDDSPSQLLGIQRIVEKLGHETITATDGAAGVEAAKESLPDLVLMDVVMPNLNGFQATRTLKREPTTQHIPVILVTTKDQDTDRMWGMRQGARAYITKPFSEDELLEVMERVFNQKEEPPKA; this is encoded by the coding sequence ATGGCACGCATCTTGATCGTCGACGACTCGCCGTCGCAGCTGCTGGGGATTCAGCGCATCGTCGAGAAGCTGGGGCACGAAACCATCACCGCCACCGATGGCGCCGCCGGCGTGGAAGCGGCCAAGGAGTCGCTGCCGGATCTGGTGTTGATGGACGTGGTGATGCCCAACCTCAACGGTTTCCAGGCCACACGCACGCTCAAGCGCGAGCCCACCACCCAGCACATCCCGGTGATCCTGGTGACCACCAAGGATCAGGACACCGACCGTATGTGGGGCATGCGCCAGGGCGCGCGCGCCTACATCACCAAGCCGTTTTCAGAAGACGAATTGCTGGAAGTGATGGAGCGAGTCTTCAACCAGAAGGAAGAGCCGCCGAAGGCGTGA